In Erigeron canadensis isolate Cc75 chromosome 1, C_canadensis_v1, whole genome shotgun sequence, a single window of DNA contains:
- the LOC122580861 gene encoding 5-amino-6-(5-phospho-D-ribitylamino)uracil phosphatase, chloroplastic — MAESISATSLLGYRPILGSYVKDCNYGKRVAISPNRLPRFRAISFKVKAQAMELTKEVYNFRKEDRFPKGSDYEMDTSLERKPGLWPPNNKADSPSLHNPLLRQERMGCGWLGAIFEWEGVLIEDNPDHEKQAWLALAQEEGKSQPPAFLLKRIEGMKNEQAISEVLCWSRDPSQLKRMALRKEQIYKALQGGIYRFRDGSQEFMDVLTRYNIPMALVSTRTRKNLEEAIGAIGINGVFDVVVTSEDVYRGKPDPEMFAYAAQLLQFIPERCIVFGNSNLSVEAAHDAKMKCVAVASKHPVYELSAADLVVRRLDELSVVDLKNLADIETSEFGEPEVEMELEEAETLPSSRVAVDDDDFW, encoded by the coding sequence ATGGCTGAATCAATTTCTGCAACTTCCTTGTTAGGGTATAGACCCATTTTAGGTAGTTATGTCAAAGATTGTAATTATGGAAAACGAGTTGCGATTAGCCCGAATCGATTGCCTAGGTTTCGGGCTATTAGTTTTAAGGTTAAAGCTCAAGCAATGGAGTTGACTAAAGAAGTGTATAATTTTAGAAAAGAAGATAGGTTTCCTAAAGGTTCTGATTATGAAATGGATACTAGTTTAGAACGAAAACCCGGGTTGTGGCCACCCAATAATAAAGCTGATAGCCCGTCTTTGCATAACCCGTTGCTTAGACAAGAACGGATGGGTTGTGGTTGGTTAGGTGCTATATTTGAATGGGAAGGTGTGTTGATAGAGGATAATCCTGATCACGAGAAGCAGGCGTGGCTTGCGCTTGCTCAGGAAGAAGGCAAGTCTCAACCTCCTGCCTTCTTGCTTAAGAGAATTGAAGGGATGAAAAATGAGCAGGCTATTTCGGAAGTACTTTGTTGGTCTAGAGATCCGAGTCAACTTAAGCGAATGGCTTTAAGAAAAGAACAGATTTATAAAGCTTTACAAGGTGGGATTTACAGGTTTCGTGATGGGTCACAAGAGTTCATGGATGTGTTGACTCGTTACAATATTCCAATGGCTTTAGTCTCGACACGTACACGAAAGAATCTTGAAGAGGCAATAGGTGCAATTGGGATAAATGGTGTTTTTGATGTTGTTGTAACTTCTGAGGATGTTTATAGAGGGAAACCCGACCCTGAGATGTTTGCATACGCAGCTCAATTGTTGCAGTTTATTCCTGAAAGGTGTATTGTGTTTGGTAATTCGAATTTAAGTGTTGAAGCTGCTCATGATGCTAAAATGAAGTGTGTAGCAGTGGCAAGTAAGCATCCGGTTTACGAGCTAAGTGCTGCTGATCTGGTGGTGAGACGGCTTGACGAGCTTTCGGTGGTTGATTTGAAGAATCTTGCTGATATAGAAACTTCTGAATTTGGTGAACCAGAAGTGGAAATGGAGTTGGAAGAAGCTGAAACACTTCCTTCTTCACGGGTGGcggtagatgatgatgatttctgGTAA